One genomic region from Campylobacter concisus encodes:
- a CDS encoding 5-formyltetrahydrofolate cyclo-ligase, which yields MSVNLEKNEFRKNARANLIQLTKFKAKCSHYKATKTLLNLINFTNSKKVLFYLPLNYEVDVLKIKRNLLRKCEIFAPFMVGLSLKMVRLRLPFITYKFNVRQPSGKKMDNVRLDMAVVPAIGVDGAMARIGHGKGFYDRFFDSLPIKPKRIVFLEIKDFYTKDVLSNAQDAVADFYITPNKNYIKRGINDRGFNRLRSRCGGRWSRVSIR from the coding sequence ATGAGCGTTAATTTAGAAAAAAATGAATTTAGAAAAAATGCAAGAGCAAATTTGATACAACTTACTAAATTTAAGGCTAAATGCTCACATTATAAAGCTACAAAAACTCTTTTAAATTTGATAAATTTTACAAATTCCAAGAAAGTATTGTTTTATTTGCCGCTTAACTACGAGGTCGATGTGCTTAAAATCAAACGAAATTTATTACGTAAATGTGAAATTTTTGCCCCTTTTATGGTAGGTCTTAGCTTAAAGATGGTAAGATTGCGATTGCCATTTATAACTTATAAATTTAACGTCAGACAGCCATCTGGCAAAAAAATGGATAATGTTAGACTTGATATGGCAGTAGTTCCAGCGATTGGGGTGGATGGAGCTATGGCTAGGATAGGGCATGGAAAAGGATTTTATGATAGATTTTTTGACTCTTTGCCTATTAAGCCAAAACGGATAGTTTTTCTTGAGATAAAAGACTTTTACACCAAAGATGTGCTTTCAAATGCACAAGACGCGGTAGCAGACTTTTATATAACCCCAAATAAAAATTATATAAAAAGAGGAATAAATGATAGAGGTTTTAATAGGCTTAGGAGCCGGTGTGGCGGGCGTTGGAGCAGGGTATCTATACGCTAA